Part of the Deltaproteobacteria bacterium CG2_30_66_27 genome, CCTTCCACCGCCCGAAGCCCCCCTCGTTCCTGAGGCGACGGTGGAACACAACGATTTCGTCGATGTCCGGATTCCCTTCGAGCATCTCTTGCGTCCCCTCGTTGACCACGGCCAGGATCCGGGTGGAGGGGAACGCCGCGCGCAGCGCGTGGAAGGCGGGCGTCGAAAGGAGCGTGTCGCCGATGTGGCGGAGCATGAAGACCGCGATCGAGCGGAGGTCCCGCCCGAGGAGGCTACCCGCCATCGTCGTCTCTCAACTTGGCGTATTTCAGGAAGGTGTACATTGCGTAGAGAACGGCCAGGCGGAACCCGAGCGCCCCGTCGAGGAACCCCCGGCGCAGTACGTACATCCGGAAGAAGGTGAACGGGGGCCGGAGGAGAAGGTCGAGGAGCGTGCACCGCACCCCCTTCTTCCGGAGTTCCCCGGCGCCGAGCGTCGAGTAGCGGTTCATCCGTTCGACGAAATCCGCCGTGTCCATGTAGGTGTGGTGCAGCAGATCGCCCCGGAGGGTACCCACCTTCCCTTCCACCCGGACCACCTCGTGCACCGACCGGTCCACGAAACGCCCCGCCCCCCGTCGCCACAGCCGGATCGTGCAGTCGGGATACCACCCGCCATGGCGTACCCATCGCTTCCCGAAGAAACTTTTTCTCGGGATCCGGTACCCGTCGACGCCGGCAGCGGAAAGCGGCAGGGATGCGATCTCCCCGGCCAGTTCCGGGGTGACCCGCTCGTCGGCA contains:
- a CDS encoding glycosyl transferase family 2, which encodes MKITAILITRNEEGDIADCLASLAFADEVVVVDSGSADRTEEICRRDPRVRWFSEPWKGFGPQKNSALDKAGNDWVFSIDADERVTPELAGEIASLPLSAAGVDGYRIPRKSFFGKRWVRHGGWYPDCTIRLWRRGAGRFVDRSVHEVVRVEGKVGTLRGDLLHHTYMDTADFVERMNRYSTLGAGELRKKGVRCTLLDLLLRPPFTFFRMYVLRRGFLDGALGFRLAVLYAMYTFLKYAKLRDDDGG